Below is a genomic region from Candidatus Polarisedimenticolia bacterium.
CGCTACGACGGCCTGATTCCGCCCGGCTACTTCGCGCAGATCGCCACGACGCTCCCCGTCCTGATCGCCATCAAGCTCGGCATGTTCTACTACTTCGGCCTGTATCGCATCGTCTGGGAATACATGGACGTCTACGACCTCGTGACCATTGCCAAGGCGGTGGCTGCCGGCACCGTGGTGACCGTGCTGCTCCTGGTCGGTCTGACCCGCTTCGACAGTTATTCCCGGGTGGTCTTCGTGCTCGACTCCTTTCTCCTGCTGGTGCTGGTTGCCGGCAGCCGTCTCCTGTTCCGTATGTTCCGGGAGTATTTCGCGCATCTGCCCCGCTCGGGGCGCCGGTTGCTCATCATCGGGGCAGGGGACGCGGGAGAGCTGATTCTTCGAGAAATCCGCAACAACCCTCAAATGGAGTACCAGCCGGTGGGGTTCATCGACGACGATCGCTCCAAAGCCGGCAAGCGCATCCATGGGGTCCCGGTCCTGGGCAGCCGCGAGGAGATCGGGGTGATTTCAGAGAGCGTGGACGAGATTCTGATCGCGATTCCCTCGCTTTCGGACATCGAGCGGCATCGCCTCGTGGTCCTGTGCGAAGGGACCGGCAAGCGCTATCGGGTCATGCAGAGCCTGGCAAAATCGGTCCTGGGGTGAACCGTCAAAACCCCGTCGTTCAAGGACTTCCGCCCCTT
It encodes:
- a CDS encoding polysaccharide biosynthesis protein, with the protein product RYDGLIPPGYFAQIATTLPVLIAIKLGMFYYFGLYRIVWEYMDVYDLVTIAKAVAAGTVVTVLLLVGLTRFDSYSRVVFVLDSFLLLVLVAGSRLLFRMFREYFAHLPRSGRRLLIIGAGDAGELILREIRNNPQMEYQPVGFIDDDRSKAGKRIHGVPVLGSREEIGVISESVDEILIAIPSLSDIERHRLVVLCEGTGKRYRVMQSLAKSVLG